The proteins below come from a single Chryseobacterium bernardetii genomic window:
- the sucC gene encoding ADP-forming succinate--CoA ligase subunit beta, whose product MNLHEYQSKEILSKYGVAIQRGFVANNVDQAVAAAEKLTAETGAQGWVVKAQIHAGGRGKGGGVKFSPNMDKLKENAQNIIGMQLVTPQTSAEGKKVNSVLVAEDVYYPGESETKEFYVSILLDRAEGKNTIVYSTEGGMDIEHVAEVTPHLIHKEIIDPALGLQGFQARKIAFNLGLEGNAFKEFVKFIGSLYNAYTGIDASLFEINPVLKTSDNKIIAVDAKVTLDDNSLFRHKDLAELRDTREEDPMDVEAGEAGLNFVKLDGNVACMVNGAGLAMATMDIIKLSGGNPANFLDVGGTADAQRVQTAFGIILRDPNVKAILINIFGGIVRCDRVAQGVVDAYKAMGSLPVPLIVRLQGTNAVEAKKLIDESGLPVHSAITLEEAANKVKEVLA is encoded by the coding sequence ATGAATCTTCACGAGTATCAATCAAAAGAGATTTTATCAAAGTATGGAGTAGCTATCCAACGTGGTTTCGTTGCAAACAACGTAGACCAAGCTGTAGCTGCTGCTGAAAAACTAACTGCTGAAACCGGCGCTCAAGGGTGGGTAGTAAAAGCTCAGATCCACGCAGGTGGACGTGGTAAAGGTGGTGGTGTAAAGTTCTCTCCGAACATGGATAAACTTAAAGAAAACGCTCAGAACATCATCGGAATGCAGTTGGTAACCCCACAAACTTCTGCTGAGGGTAAAAAAGTAAATTCTGTTTTGGTTGCAGAGGATGTATATTATCCAGGTGAATCAGAAACTAAAGAATTTTATGTTTCTATTCTTTTAGACAGAGCTGAAGGTAAAAATACGATCGTATATTCTACTGAAGGTGGTATGGATATTGAGCACGTTGCTGAAGTAACTCCTCATTTAATCCACAAAGAAATCATTGATCCGGCTTTAGGTCTTCAAGGGTTCCAGGCAAGAAAAATTGCTTTCAACCTAGGTCTTGAAGGGAATGCTTTCAAAGAATTTGTAAAATTCATCGGTTCTCTTTACAATGCGTATACAGGTATTGATGCATCTCTTTTCGAAATCAACCCAGTGTTGAAAACTTCTGATAACAAAATTATCGCGGTAGATGCTAAAGTAACTTTAGATGATAACTCATTATTCCGTCACAAAGATTTAGCTGAATTAAGAGATACAAGAGAAGAAGATCCAATGGACGTAGAAGCTGGTGAAGCTGGTCTTAACTTCGTAAAATTGGATGGTAACGTTGCTTGTATGGTGAACGGTGCCGGTCTTGCAATGGCAACTATGGATATCATCAAATTATCAGGTGGTAACCCTGCTAACTTCCTTGACGTGGGTGGTACTGCAGATGCTCAGAGAGTACAGACTGCTTTCGGAATTATCTTGAGAGATCCAAACGTAAAAGCGATCCTAATTAACATCTTTGGAGGTATCGTAAGATGTGACAGAGTTGCTCAGGGGGTTGTAGATGCTTACAAAGCTATGGGTAGCCTTCCGGTTCCATTGATCGTAAGATTACAGGGAACGAACGCTGTAGAAGCTAAAAAATTAATTGATGAGTCTGGCCTTCCGGTTCACTCTGCAATTACTTTAGAAGAAGCTGCAAACAAAGTAAAAGAAGTTTTAGCGTAA
- a CDS encoding outer membrane beta-barrel protein, with product MKKLIVTGVLAIAGLTATANAQIQKGNWMVGGNLAGANFGLNEGAGYDFAIQPKGAYFIEDNLAVGGYVDLGFKGAKDAPTTFTYNVGALGRYYLNPGEKGVDNLLHHGRWFFEGNVGVGGMSISKGGSSSNGLNFGFGPGYSYFITPNIGLEGLVKYDANAGFGSGGYTNKITFGLGFQIYLPTSKAKQIINDVK from the coding sequence ATGAAAAAACTTATTGTAACAGGAGTATTAGCTATAGCAGGATTAACAGCAACTGCCAACGCTCAGATTCAGAAAGGTAATTGGATGGTAGGGGGAAACCTTGCAGGTGCTAATTTTGGTTTAAATGAAGGAGCAGGATATGATTTTGCTATTCAGCCAAAGGGTGCTTATTTCATTGAAGATAATCTTGCAGTAGGGGGTTATGTAGATTTAGGATTTAAAGGAGCTAAAGATGCGCCAACTACTTTCACATATAATGTTGGAGCATTAGGACGTTACTATCTTAACCCGGGAGAAAAAGGAGTGGATAATTTACTACACCACGGAAGATGGTTCTTCGAAGGTAACGTAGGGGTTGGAGGAATGTCTATCTCTAAAGGAGGTTCTTCTTCTAATGGTCTTAACTTCGGATTCGGTCCTGGTTATTCTTACTTCATTACACCGAATATTGGTTTAGAAGGTTTAGTTAAATATGATGCCAATGCGGGATTCGGAAGCGGTGGATACACAAACAAAATTACTTTTGGTTTAGGATTCCAGATTTATCTTCCAACATCTAAAGCAAAGCAAATCATCAATGATGTTAAGTAA
- a CDS encoding DUF423 domain-containing protein — protein sequence MKTITLIFGAVYGMLSVILGAFGAHALKKILSVERLESFETGVRYQMYAAFFLLIIGYILKFETSTEKWTSILMIAGTFLFSVSIYFLSMQDYMGANLKFLGPVTPLGGLLMILSWGMLILYFAKNKI from the coding sequence TTTTGGAGCCGTTTATGGAATGCTGTCTGTGATTCTTGGTGCATTCGGTGCTCATGCCTTAAAGAAAATATTATCAGTGGAAAGACTGGAAAGTTTTGAAACCGGAGTACGATACCAGATGTATGCAGCATTTTTTCTGCTGATCATAGGATATATTTTAAAATTTGAAACTTCCACAGAAAAATGGACTTCCATTTTAATGATTGCAGGAACATTTTTATTTTCTGTAAGTATCTATTTCCTGAGCATGCAGGATTATATGGGAGCCAATCTTAAGTTTTTAGGACCTGTTACTCCGCTTGGTGGATTATTGATGATCTTAAGCTGGGGAATGCTGATTCTTTATTTTGCTAAAAATAAAATCTAA
- a CDS encoding peroxiredoxin — MSIKLGDTAPNFQAESSLGDINFYNYLGDSWGILFSHPADYTPVCTTELGYTSKLQSEFAQRNTKVIALSVDGVEDHQNWIKDINETQNTDVQFPIIADKERKISELYDFIHPNASATATVRSLLIIDPAKKVRLIITYPASTGRNFNEILRVLDSLQLVDNYQVATPVNWKNGEDVIVPPAVSTEDAIKKFPKGVTEIKPYLRYTPQPNT, encoded by the coding sequence ATGTCAATCAAATTAGGAGATACAGCACCCAACTTTCAGGCAGAATCATCTTTAGGGGATATTAATTTTTATAATTATCTGGGAGATTCCTGGGGAATTTTATTTTCACATCCGGCAGATTATACACCGGTCTGTACTACAGAATTAGGATATACCTCTAAATTACAGTCTGAATTTGCCCAGAGGAATACCAAAGTAATTGCTTTAAGCGTAGATGGTGTAGAAGATCATCAGAATTGGATAAAAGATATTAATGAAACCCAGAATACTGATGTACAGTTTCCGATCATTGCGGATAAGGAAAGGAAAATTTCTGAACTCTATGATTTTATTCATCCGAATGCTTCAGCTACCGCTACAGTGCGCTCTTTATTGATTATTGACCCTGCTAAAAAGGTGAGACTTATTATTACGTATCCTGCTTCTACTGGAAGAAACTTTAATGAAATTCTGAGGGTATTGGATTCTTTACAGCTTGTGGATAATTACCAGGTAGCCACTCCGGTAAACTGGAAGAACGGAGAAGATGTAATTGTTCCACCGGCGGTTTCTACAGAAGATGCCATTAAAAAATTTCCTAAAGGAGTAACTGAAATAAAACCTTATTTAAGATATACCCCTCAACCCAATACATGA
- a CDS encoding mechanosensitive ion channel family protein: MEKTGLTYIDLVYKVLENWYVTFAELTPKLIVGILVFTFFLITSKYLSQIAVKLFHKFFPKSQKESSLVTLISVFRFLIMLMGTFISLEIMGFSGFLWKFIGSLGVAGVIAGVALKDLVSSIFSGMLIGIDKAFKVGDYITIGTHSGTVQEIGFLTTKILTDDGKKAYIPNQVVFNAPFYNITASPQRRIILNFEIPADEDISKAQKGILDVIKNLDNVDKLDTAEVIFTDLKQGSFNLQVKFWIKIGANLAQVRSKAYLNIKERFDADKIQLVTPTSISITNGDTSLPESHQDK, from the coding sequence ATGGAGAAAACCGGACTCACCTACATAGACCTGGTGTATAAGGTATTGGAAAATTGGTATGTAACGTTTGCAGAGCTTACTCCTAAACTGATTGTGGGTATTTTGGTATTTACATTCTTTCTTATTACAAGTAAATACTTGAGCCAGATTGCTGTAAAATTATTTCATAAGTTCTTTCCAAAAAGCCAGAAAGAGAGTTCATTGGTTACTTTAATCAGTGTATTCAGGTTTTTGATTATGCTGATGGGAACATTTATTTCACTTGAGATTATGGGATTCAGTGGCTTTCTCTGGAAATTCATCGGAAGTTTGGGAGTTGCCGGGGTAATTGCCGGGGTTGCTTTAAAAGACCTTGTTTCAAGTATTTTCTCAGGAATGCTGATTGGCATAGACAAGGCATTTAAAGTAGGTGACTATATTACGATCGGAACTCATTCCGGCACCGTACAGGAAATCGGATTTTTAACAACCAAAATTCTTACCGATGATGGAAAGAAAGCTTACATTCCCAATCAGGTAGTTTTCAATGCTCCTTTTTACAATATTACGGCTTCCCCTCAACGAAGAATTATCCTGAACTTTGAAATTCCGGCAGACGAAGATATCAGCAAAGCCCAGAAAGGAATCCTTGATGTGATCAAAAACCTGGATAATGTAGATAAGCTGGATACTGCAGAAGTTATTTTTACAGATCTGAAGCAAGGGTCATTCAATCTGCAGGTTAAATTCTGGATCAAGATTGGCGCTAATCTGGCGCAGGTAAGAAGTAAAGCTTATCTAAATATTAAAGAGCGTTTTGATGCAGATAAAATCCAACTGGTTACACCAACCAGTATTAGTATTACGAATGGAGATACCAGTTTACCTGAAAGCCATCAGGATAAGTAA
- a CDS encoding TonB-dependent siderophore receptor encodes MKRQLLSLGLLFIAVSASAQLKNVEADTIRTQTIEDINLHKTGNPNQARPLSTKSNLTMMETPQPIAIVTHEIIEQQQSKQLSDVLQNVNGMYITSSRGNSQDSFGGRGFILGNDNIFKNGSRVNSGVFPEVSGLERVEVLKGSNAMLYGNTAAGGIINMITKKPKFNFGGSIGLNGGSWNSYKPTIDVYGPLSKNIAFRVNGAYEYAESFRDVVQSEKYYFNPSFLFNLSDKSQLIVEADYLKNNFTPDFGLGSITEKDQSYRLNDGLSRNVFFGTDWQYQNVQQASTNVTFNHQFNERWSLNATASYQNYTKDYFSSERVQWIYETKDKTVDPNRLSWKRPFGRTYNEQNYTSAQVNINGEFNTGKINHKVLIGSDADYSQADAYAYNVTDPKNLLYLDDPSTWGNIDMPTSTLTTRNRINTRRIGIYAQDFISLTKQLKVIAGLRWSYVENMPTLTTRFASNEKFEVANSSTSDNAFSPKVGLVYAPNENLSVFATYTNSFASNAGYTSDQFGTVNTNQSVTQIQNQLAGLSKQSIKPSTVDQYEIGVKKNFWNNALAVNLTAYQITYNNYYQTYWFIPTTTPNAAPVNSTDTNLKEFAGNMRSRGVELDITGNPTENLSIIGGFSYNNSVYLDTPEKGYIEKQRLVRTPATTANASVFYKFTNYVKGLKIGAGIYYIGDRIAGWNDTKSTNTSRNNVSRMFDLKDYTTVSVSVGYEWKKFSIQGRVGNLFDVVNYNVHENYSVNPITPRNYYFTLTYKL; translated from the coding sequence ATGAAAAGACAATTACTATCACTAGGTCTTCTATTTATCGCTGTTTCAGCCAGTGCACAGCTGAAAAACGTTGAAGCAGACACCATCAGAACTCAAACCATTGAAGATATTAATCTTCATAAAACAGGAAATCCTAATCAGGCAAGGCCATTATCTACAAAGTCTAATCTGACGATGATGGAAACTCCTCAGCCAATTGCTATTGTTACTCACGAAATCATTGAGCAGCAACAGTCTAAACAGCTGAGTGATGTTCTTCAGAATGTAAACGGGATGTATATCACTTCATCCAGAGGAAATTCTCAGGATAGTTTTGGTGGGCGCGGTTTTATTTTAGGAAATGATAATATTTTCAAGAATGGATCAAGAGTAAATAGCGGAGTTTTTCCTGAAGTAAGCGGTCTTGAAAGAGTTGAAGTTTTAAAAGGATCCAACGCAATGCTTTATGGAAATACTGCTGCGGGAGGTATTATCAACATGATAACCAAAAAGCCTAAATTCAATTTTGGCGGAAGCATAGGATTAAACGGCGGAAGCTGGAATTCTTACAAACCAACAATTGATGTTTACGGCCCATTGTCTAAAAATATTGCTTTCAGAGTAAATGGGGCTTATGAATATGCTGAAAGCTTCAGAGATGTGGTACAATCTGAAAAATATTATTTCAACCCTTCATTCTTATTTAATTTAAGTGATAAATCCCAATTAATTGTTGAGGCAGATTATCTTAAAAATAACTTTACTCCGGATTTTGGTCTTGGATCTATTACTGAAAAAGACCAAAGCTACAGATTGAATGATGGACTTTCCAGAAATGTTTTCTTTGGGACTGACTGGCAATATCAAAATGTACAGCAAGCTTCTACGAATGTAACTTTTAATCATCAATTCAACGAAAGATGGTCTTTAAATGCTACGGCTTCTTACCAAAACTACACGAAAGATTATTTTTCTTCTGAAAGAGTACAATGGATCTATGAAACTAAAGACAAAACTGTAGATCCCAACAGATTATCCTGGAAAAGACCTTTTGGTAGAACATACAACGAGCAAAATTATACTTCTGCACAAGTAAACATCAACGGTGAATTCAATACCGGGAAAATCAACCATAAGGTATTAATTGGTTCGGATGCAGATTACAGCCAGGCAGATGCTTATGCCTATAATGTTACAGATCCAAAAAACCTTCTCTATTTAGATGATCCTTCAACATGGGGAAATATTGACATGCCTACTTCTACTCTTACTACAAGAAACAGAATCAATACAAGAAGAATTGGGATCTATGCACAAGATTTTATCAGCTTAACAAAGCAATTAAAAGTAATTGCTGGATTAAGATGGTCTTATGTAGAAAATATGCCAACACTAACAACCCGTTTTGCATCAAATGAGAAATTTGAAGTAGCAAATTCTTCAACTTCGGATAATGCATTCTCCCCAAAAGTAGGATTGGTTTATGCTCCGAATGAAAATCTTTCGGTATTTGCAACGTATACAAATTCATTTGCTTCAAATGCAGGATATACTTCAGATCAGTTTGGTACTGTAAACACCAATCAATCTGTTACGCAAATTCAAAATCAACTAGCCGGGCTATCAAAACAAAGCATAAAACCATCAACAGTTGATCAGTATGAAATTGGTGTTAAAAAGAATTTCTGGAACAATGCTTTAGCAGTTAACTTAACGGCTTACCAGATCACGTACAACAATTATTATCAAACCTATTGGTTCATTCCTACAACTACGCCTAATGCAGCACCAGTAAATTCAACCGATACCAACCTTAAAGAATTTGCAGGAAACATGAGAAGCCGTGGTGTAGAATTAGATATTACGGGAAATCCAACAGAAAACTTATCAATCATCGGAGGGTTTTCTTATAACAATTCTGTTTATCTTGACACTCCTGAAAAAGGATATATTGAAAAACAGAGATTGGTGAGAACACCAGCAACAACGGCAAATGCCTCGGTTTTCTATAAATTTACAAACTATGTAAAAGGGTTGAAAATTGGAGCTGGAATTTATTACATTGGAGACAGAATTGCCGGATGGAATGATACTAAATCAACAAATACAAGCAGAAATAATGTAAGCAGAATGTTTGATCTAAAAGATTATACTACAGTTTCTGTATCTGTCGGATATGAATGGAAAAAATTCTCTATCCAGGGAAGAGTAGGCAACCTGTTTGATGTTGTAAACTACAATGTTCACGAAAACTATTCTGTGAACCCAATCACTCCAAGAAATTATTATTTTACATTGACCTACAAACTGTAG
- a CDS encoding chloride channel protein, whose amino-acid sequence MKINRRRRLIRTFNLLDQPIRFNPFVFSRTFFMWAFTGLVGGIIAGGYWIVLEHFTEFLAHFQGWQVIPTMAVCGLLAGLVIHFIGDPGEIHLIVNNIRFNKGKLDPKNNPSMILSSLFCVASGGSLGPEAPLVQVTGSTGTWLGKIFRLKGEELRSLSIAGMASGFTALFGAPLGGSLFSLEILHHKHAVEYYKAIIPALVASCFSYLMFALIIHLGIGATWDLKAYHYTGVYDFLYAVLFGIVGTFFGWVFIFVVKFFKKLFEYRKFPIYIKTLVGGILLGIIAYNFPITRYFGHNEINQLIGGNFGLNFLILVLVFKILAIAITVTSGWRGGFIIPLFFVGTTLGLIIHNVFPGVDTTLAIVSCMAAINACVTRTPMSTTIILGTLTGFTYFVPILFASLTGYFLAPRIPFIGSQSEKLAEE is encoded by the coding sequence ATGAAAATCAACAGAAGAAGACGGCTTATAAGAACATTCAACCTTTTAGATCAGCCCATAAGGTTTAATCCGTTCGTATTCAGCCGTACTTTTTTCATGTGGGCCTTTACAGGTCTGGTTGGTGGTATTATTGCCGGTGGATATTGGATCGTACTGGAACATTTTACTGAATTTTTAGCCCACTTTCAAGGCTGGCAGGTCATTCCGACAATGGCGGTCTGCGGTTTGCTGGCAGGGCTGGTAATCCACTTTATCGGAGATCCGGGGGAAATCCATCTGATTGTTAATAACATCAGGTTCAACAAAGGAAAACTGGATCCGAAAAATAATCCATCCATGATTCTCTCTTCCTTATTTTGTGTAGCATCCGGAGGAAGTTTAGGACCAGAGGCTCCCTTGGTACAGGTAACAGGATCTACAGGAACCTGGCTAGGGAAGATTTTCAGATTAAAAGGTGAAGAGTTGCGTTCATTAAGTATTGCAGGGATGGCTTCCGGTTTTACAGCTCTTTTCGGAGCTCCGCTGGGAGGAAGTCTTTTTTCCCTGGAAATACTGCACCATAAACATGCTGTTGAATATTACAAAGCCATTATTCCGGCATTGGTAGCAAGCTGTTTCAGTTACCTGATGTTCGCTTTGATTATCCATCTTGGAATTGGCGCAACCTGGGATCTGAAAGCCTACCATTACACTGGGGTATATGATTTTTTATATGCTGTATTGTTTGGAATTGTCGGAACTTTTTTCGGCTGGGTTTTCATTTTCGTAGTGAAATTCTTCAAAAAACTTTTTGAATACAGAAAGTTTCCCATTTATATCAAAACATTAGTAGGCGGAATTCTTTTAGGAATTATTGCATACAATTTTCCGATCACAAGATATTTCGGACACAATGAGATCAATCAGTTAATCGGAGGAAACTTTGGGTTGAATTTCCTGATTCTTGTACTCGTATTTAAAATATTGGCTATTGCCATTACAGTAACTTCAGGCTGGAGGGGTGGTTTTATCATTCCGCTGTTCTTTGTAGGAACCACTTTGGGATTAATTATTCACAATGTATTCCCAGGTGTGGATACCACGCTGGCCATTGTAAGCTGTATGGCGGCAATTAATGCCTGTGTTACGAGAACGCCAATGAGTACAACCATTATTCTGGGAACATTAACCGGGTTCACTTATTTTGTTCCGATATTATTTGCCAGTCTTACAGGATATTTCCTTGCACCAAGGATTCCGTTCATCGGATCTCAGTCTGAAAAATTAGCGGAAGAATAA